A stretch of the Uranotaenia lowii strain MFRU-FL chromosome 3, ASM2978415v1, whole genome shotgun sequence genome encodes the following:
- the LOC129752528 gene encoding arrestin domain-containing protein 17, translating into MQGIIIKFSGEAETKWNTVESKTDQEGKQYESTTNLTGQEEYFQIQYYLLGGKNSKEIDLPPGSHTYPFTCALPPTLPSSFEGEWGFVRYTIKVTLDRPWKFDQDVKMAFTVISPVDLNLNPRVSEPFKLELEKTFCCFCCKSGPLSLIVHVPVTGFVSGQTIPMTVECDNASNVTVNTIKLSLRKKLSFHVHNPRRETRQNTETIKEISFGPVEPGGSQTWAKEITIPPLPPSNLVNCGIIDVDYDISVDTACSGMHISPEGIIPIVLGTVPLASFRPPAPYTDNPPVETDPSMLPTQPVSPASPPNGAGGAMGWNVVNGGESMYPNIPPPTFAEAQFRAPNITTKTDSKFTRFVGPADYAPRYPTYAFTPSAPPADL; encoded by the exons ATGCAAG gaatcattattaaattttccgGCGAAGCGGAAACGAAATGGAATACAGTCGAATCGAAAACAGATCAGGAGGGCAAGCAGTACGAATCTACGACGAACCTGACCGGTCAGGAGGAGTACTTCCAGATTCAGTACTATCTGCTAGGGGGCAAAAATAGCAAGGAAATCGATCTACCACCAGGATCGCACACTTACCCCTTCACCTGTGCTCTTCCTCCGACCCTACCGTCGTCCTTTGAAGGCGAATGGGGCTTTGTGCGTTACACGATCAAGGTCACTCTTGACCGTCCCTGGAAATTTGACCAGGATGTCAAGATGGCGTTCACCGTTATCTCGCCGGTcgatttgaatctgaatcccCGTGTCAGCGAACCCTTCAAACTGGAGCTGGAGAAAACATTCTGCTGCTTCTGTTGTAAATCTGGCCCTCTGAGCTTGATTGTTCACGTGCCGGTCACTGGTTTCGTATCAGGACAAACCATACCGATGACCGTCGAGTGTGACAATGCAAGTAACGTGACGGTAAATACGATTAAATTATCGCTAAGAAAGAAACTATCTTTCCACGTCCATAACCCACGGCGAGAGACGAGACAAAACACGGAAACAATCAAGGAAATTTCCTTCGGTCCCGTGGAACCCGGTGGCAGTCAGACGTGGGCCAAGGAGATTACGATTCCTCCGTTGCCACCGTCCAATTTGGTCAACTGTGGCATCATCGATGTCGATTACGACATAAGCGTTGACACGGCGTGCTCGGGAATGCACATCAGCCCGGAAGGAATTATACCGATCGTGCTCGGTACAGTGCCACTGGCGTCATTCCGACCACCAGCACCCTACACGGACAATCCACCGGTCGAGACCGATCCCTCGATGCTGCCGACGCAACCGGTCAGCCCGGCCAGCCCACCAAACGGAGCCGGCGGGGCGATGGGTTGGAACGTCGTGAACGGAGGGGAGAGCATGTATCCCAATATTC CGCCGCCAACATTCGCCGAGGCCCAATTCCGGGCACCGAACATCACCACCAAAACCGACAGCAAGTTTACCCGATTTGTCGGCCCGGCAGATTATGCTCCTCGCTATCCCACGTATGCTTTCACCCCTTCGGCCCCTCCAGCTGACTTATGA
- the LOC129757661 gene encoding jmjC domain-containing histone demethylation protein 1-like has translation MEIKEEISEAGHSSGMGMKHPDSGNHVMVPKRRKSDDGNSMCSSVQDSVEISEHNQSLPRKKSSLRTQLAQQIHSSSTKTMKKPVYPVRPAHVHSSGLSQAGNYALDQTCLLAVFRYLPPETLVTCSLVCKLWSNISVDPALWKRMNCAEYKLTASLLTAIVRRQPEHLIMDWISLGKRQVTWLISRIPSLKHLSLQGTPLQAVLGLHTCMCPPLQILDLSFVAGLNDSAIREILSPPKDSRPGLADSKSRLRNLKMLKLAGTDISDVALRYITQGLPSLTHLDISSCQRITDAAIAQIGTSSAAIKTLIELDLSCCKLITELSLDHLAKCDALTRLDLSHVPQVTTQAVIKFASTSKNDLQLHDIKLVDKRKVAQ, from the coding sequence ATGGAGATAAAGGAAGAAATATCGGAGGCCGGGCACAGCAGTGGCATGGGAATGAAGCATCCGGATAGTGGCAATCATGTGATGGTTCCAAAACGACGGAAAAGTGACGATGGAAATAGCATGTGTAGCAGTGTTCAGGATTCTGTGGAGATTTCTGAGCACAATCAAAGTTtaccaagaaaaaaatcatctttgagGACACAGTTGGCCCAACAGATTCATAGTTCATCGACAAAAACCATGAAGAAACCGGTTTATCCGGTACGGCCGGCACATGTGCATTCGTCAGGTCTTTCACAGGCGGGTAATTATGCACTGGATCAAACATGCTTGTTAGCAGTATTTCGTTATCTTCCACCGGAAACATTAGTTACGTGTTCGCTGGTTTGCAAGCTGTGGTCCAATATATCCGTAGATCCTGCCTTGTGGAAACGCATGAACTGTGCAGAGTACAAACTAACCGCTAGTCTACTGACTGCCATTGTTCGCAGGCAGCCTGAGCATTTGATTATGGATTGGATTAGCCTTGGTAAACGTCAGGTCACCTGGTTAATCTCTAGAATTCCTAGTCTCAAGCATTTATCACTTCAGGGAACTCCCCTTCAGGCAGTTCTTGGGTTGCACACTTGTATGTGCCCACCGTTACAGATTTTGGATTTGAGTTTTGTAGCTGGTTTGAACGATTCTGCCATACGGGAAATTTTGTCCCCTCCAAAGGACTCCCGACCAGGTCTAGCTGATTCTAAGTCCCGGTTACGTAATCTCAAAATGTTGAAACTAGCCGGAACGGATATATCGGACGTCGCTTTGCGATACATTACCCAGGGATTACCCAGCCTGACCCACCTGGATATTTCTTCGTGTCAACGAATTACTGATGCTGCCATAGCCCAAATCGGAACATCATCAGCCGCCATAAAAACTCTTATCGAGTTAGATCTGAGTTGCTGCAAGTTGATTACGGAACTATCGCTAGATCATCTTGCTAAATGTGATGCTCTGACACGACTCGACCTGAGCCATGTACCACAGGTAACGACTCAGGCTGTCATAAAGTTTGCATCGACGTCGAAGAACGATCTGCAGCTTCACGACATCAAACTGGTGGATAAACGGAAGGTGGCTCAGTAG